The genomic window ACTTCGAGTGGATCTTCTTCGCTGATGTCGCGGAGTTCCTTCAAATCCTTGTGGCGGAACATCGCGTTGTCGTCGAAGTTGATCTTGCAGTCGAGCGCGAGCAGCTTGCCGTCCTTGGTGGTGACGAACGGGTTGATCTCAAGCAGCGAGCAGTCCGTTTCCACGTAGGCCTTGTACAGGCCCATCATGAAGCTGACGGCCTGGTTGATCTGCGGACCCTCTAGGCCAAGCTTGAATGCCAGGTTGCGTGCCTGCCAGGGCTGGAGGCCGAGCGCTGGTTCGATCGCTTCCTTGTAAATGGCATCGGGATTCTCGTGTGCGACTTCCTCAATCTCCATGCCGCCTTCGCGCGATGCCATGAAGGTGAGCTTGCCGTTGCCGCGATCCAGCGTTACGCCGAGATACAGTTCGCGGTCGATGGCTGAACCCTGTTCGATGAGCAGGCGCTGCACCTTCTGGCCCTGTGGGCCGGTCTGGTGCGTGATGAGTTGCATGCCGAGGATGGCCTTGGAAGCCTCGTTGGCTGCGTCGATGTTCTTGGTGACCTTCACGCCGCCGCCCTTACCGCGGCCACCTGCGTGAATCTGCGCCTTCACCACTACTACTGGATTTCCCGCGCCAAACAGCGTCTTCGCGGCGCGGTCGGCATCTTCCAGCGTGGTGACCATTTCGCCCTCGGGGACGGGGACGCCGTACTTCCGCAGGATCTCTTTCGCCTGGTACTCGTGAATCTTCATGAACTTTAAACAGCTCCGGCGCGGCGTTTTGTACAAGACAAAGCGCTCTTGGTTGCAACACGGCTCATGGTAGCGGAGCGCGATGAACCGCGTAAATGGTTACCGCACGCGTGTTCGGTTATCGTTCATATGCAGTGATCTGCGACGATGGGAAGGCATGGGCGCGAAGGAATTGCTGGCGGAAGTTGTGGATAGTGGGGATGCGCTGAGTTTTGACGAGGCGCAGGAGCTGATGACGTCGTTGTTGCAGGGCAGATTGAGCTCGGACGAGATGACTGCGCTGCTGACGTCGCTGCATGATCGTGGCGAGACTGCCGCGGAGCTTGCCGGATTCAGTGCGGCGATGCGTGCTGCGGCGGTGTTGCTGCCGTTGACTGAGGCCGAACGCGAGCGCGCCGTGGATACATGCGGCACGGGCGGCGATGGCTCGGGGACGTTCAATATCTCTACGGCGGTGGCGCTGGTGGCGGCAGCGGCGGGCGTGACTGTGGCAAAACATGGCAACCGGGCGATCACGTCGCGCAGTGGATCGGCGGATGTTCTGCATGCGCTGGGTGTGGAGACGGAGCACACGCCGGAGTCGGCAGCGGAGTCATTGCGCGCTAACGGTTTTGCATTTCTGCTG from Terriglobus sp. TAA 43 includes these protein-coding regions:
- the sucC gene encoding ADP-forming succinate--CoA ligase subunit beta, which translates into the protein MKIHEYQAKEILRKYGVPVPEGEMVTTLEDADRAAKTLFGAGNPVVVVKAQIHAGGRGKGGGVKVTKNIDAANEASKAILGMQLITHQTGPQGQKVQRLLIEQGSAIDRELYLGVTLDRGNGKLTFMASREGGMEIEEVAHENPDAIYKEAIEPALGLQPWQARNLAFKLGLEGPQINQAVSFMMGLYKAYVETDCSLLEINPFVTTKDGKLLALDCKINFDDNAMFRHKDLKELRDISEEDPLEVEASKDSLNYIRLDGSIACMVNGAGLAMATMDIIQYSGGSPANFLDVGGGANQQQIEAAFAILLADPNVKAIFINIFGGILRVDVLATAVVAAAKNLNVTLPLILRLEGTNVEEGRKILAESGLKYAVGATMAEAAKLAVEAAKGGK